One Archangium violaceum genomic window, CGCAGCTGAGCCGCGTGCTCTCGCAGCGAAGCGAAGGCGACCCGCCCGAGCCGGGGCTCGCGTGGGTGTTGGACGGAATCGCCGCGCGCATCGAGCGGCGCAAGCGAAAGCGGCGGCCTTCCGCGGAGTGATGTGCAAGGCGTTCTGCTCGCGGCGCATAGCGGTGATGAAGCGGCGGGCCGGCCACGGGCGAGGAGGCCCTCCGAGCCCTACATGGCGGCGGCACGGGCCGAAGTGGGGGAGTGGGAGAAGAAGTCCATCGGCCTCGACGTACACAAGCGGGACAGCCAGGAGCATAAGAAGAATGGGAGGCCGGTTGAAGGTGAGGGCTGGAGCGGAGGGGCCGAGGAGAGCCGCGGACGGGAGCCGCCCGAGCTGTGTGCCAGGCCCGTGTAGGGGGCCGAGCACCCCCATAGGGCACACTGCTGCCCAGGCCGCCCTCCCCTCAGGGCGCGGCAAGAGCCTGAGCTGGGCCCGTGGGTTGTCTTGAGCGCATCAACACCTCGCTGCCTGGGGTGGCCCTCGCGCCGGGGCTCGCCTCGCACCTGCTGTGGCCAGGCCCTGGTGCTTCACAATCGCTCTCACCCCTCGTGCTCCCTTCACGTTCGCCAACACCCGGCTCCTTCCTCCACACCTCTCGCAGGCCAACACGTCGATGTCGAACGTCTTCCTCATGAGTTCCGCGAAAGTCCACTCGCGGCGTCCTCTCCTTCTGCGGCTCCTTCCTGGCCGCTGCCTCGCGCTCCACGCTCTCCTCCCCCTCTCCTGCTGCTTGGGGGAGCAGGGGCCCGCCCGGATTGTCCCCCCGATCTTCCTCCCTGTGCTTGCACGCTGGAAGGCACCCCTGAGCCTGCCCCGGTTTTGTGGACACACCTCATAAGTCGGCTACACAGGAGGTAGTGTTCATGGAGCGAAGGAAGAGGCGGAGTTTCACCCCGGAGTTCAGGGCCGAGGCGGTCCGACTGGTGCGCGAGGGCAGCAAGAGCCTGCCCCAGGTGGCCAAGGACTTGGACCTGACCGAGTCAGCCCTGCGCAACTGGGTGCGCGAGGCCGACGGAGGCGATGGCAAGGAGTCGGCAGGTGCACTCTCCACGGCCGAGCGGGAGGAGTTGGTGCGGCTGCGCAAGGAGGTGCGTCATCTGGAGATGGAGCGCGACTTCCTAAAAAAAGCGGCGGCCTTCTTCGCGAAGGAGACCTCGAGGTGAAGTTCGAGTTCATCGACGCGGAGAAGGCCCACTTCCCTGTGGACTTCATGTGCGAGCAGCTGGGTGTGTCGCGCTCGGGCTACTACGCCTGGAAGGAGCGCCCGGAGTCCGCGCGGGACAAGGCGGACCGGGCCCTGGCCGAGGAGGTGACGCGGATACATCGCGACAGCCGCGGCACGTACGGCAGTCCTCGCGTCCACGCGGAGCTGCGTGCCCGGGGGCAGCGCGTGAGTCGAAAGCGTGTGGCCCGGCTCATGAACGAGCACGACATCGCTGCTCGCAAGAGACGGCGCTTCGTGCGCACGACGGACTCCCGCCACAACCAGCCCGTTGCCCCCAACATCCTCGAGCGCAACTTCTCCCCCGGCCAGCCCAATAGCACCTGGGCCACGGACATTACCTACGTGGGGACGGGGCAGGGCTGGCTCTACCTGGCCGTCGTCATGGACCTCTTCTCTCGCAAGGTGGTGGGCTGGTCCATGAGCGAGAACATCGACCGGCACCTGGTGCTCAACGCCCTGGACATGGCCCTCGAGGGACGCCAGCCACCGCAGGGGTTGTTGCACCACTCGGACCGGGGCAGCCAGTACGCCAGCACCGACTACCAGCAGGCACTGGCTGCTCGGGGCATCCAATGCAGCATGTCGCGCAAGGGCAACTGCTGGGACAACGCCGTGGTGGAGAGCTTCTTCAGCAGCTTGAAGCAGGAGCTCGTCTACACCACCGCCTTCGCCACGCACGAGCAGGCCCGGCTGGCCCTCTTCGAATACATCGAGGTCTTCTACAACCGCCAGCGGCGGCACTCCTCGCTGGGCTACGTCAGTCCAGTGGATTTTGAGCTTGCGCCCTTACCGCAGAAGTTGGCATCTTAACCCTACTGTCCACGTAACCGGGGCAAGCCCACCCCCGCCTGCTCGGACGACGATGGGGACGGTCATCCCAGGAGGGATGACAACTGCCCGTCCACGTACAACCCCGATCAGGCCAACTGTGACCGTGATGGGGCGGGTGATGCCTGCGACAGTCTGAACGCGACACAGACGACGTCGAGCTACTCCGTCTATCAGTACAGATACACCAGCGGTGGGTCCGCTTGTTTCCTCAATCAACAGCTCTACGGGATGACGCTCGTGTATAACGACTACTCGCAGGTCACGACGACGTACTGCGCGGGTCCTCAAGCGGGGCAGACGACGACCTCGACCACTCTCGTTGGAACCCACACCCTGAATTGCTACCAGTACCGGGATTCTGCCCCACCAACACCACGACCATCCGGCCCGATCCCTGGTGCCTCTGAGTCGCACGGGCCGCGGGGTCCACGAGGTCCAGCCCTCCCTGCGCGTGCTGGACCTCGAGCACCCGTCCGGGTGCCTCAGGTCCATCTCGGACTGAAGCGCCTCGGGTTGCGCGAGTCATGTCTCGTAGAAGATGCGCGTGCGGCACCGGCGCATGTCCTCTGGCGTGGTCATGGGGTCCTTCAGCACCACGTCACAGGACTTCTCAAGCACCCGTGCTCGACCTCCGCGCGGAGCGCCGCCAGCTCCTTGGCCCTCTGCGCCTTCGCGCGGCGGATCTCGATGGAATGAATGACGAGAGGCTTGAAGAAGGCAATCCCCGCGCAGGCCACCGACGCCAGCAGCGGCAGTCCCCACCCGAGCGGCACCTCCTCCCAGGGCCGGTCGGACAGGAACTGCCGCCAGCTCACCCAGAGGGTGAGGACGAAGGGTAGGGGCGCGACCAGCAACGGCCCCGCTTCGGTGCTCAGGTGGAAGAAGGCGGCGCTCGGCGGCGTCAAGCTCGGTGCCAGCGCGATGAGGAAACACACCACGGCGAAGACGGTGCTCATCTCAGGGGCTCCGGGGCGTGGTCTTCCGGGTTGGTTTCAATCGATCGGTGAGGAATATGGGATCGCCTCCATGGCACCGTGGTGGGCCTGCCTACTCACAATTCCCATGAGCGGGCCAGCCTTCAGATGCTCCGTGATGCATGGCCGAAGGGGCCGTGCTCGTTCGTTTGCTCGGTCATTCGTTGGTCGTTCCCATGGTGACGTCGAGGTGGCCTGGGTATCGTTTGCACCGTGTGGCCACGACGCGAGGCGCGTCCCGCCATACGAGCAGCGCCGCCGTGCTGGTTCGAGCAGGACTGCGCGGGCGGGGAATCCAACCCGTGTCCGGATGCATCCGGCCAGAACGCTCCAGTGCGGTCGAGAGCGGTTTTCTTAGGAGTTCCGGTCGCCTACGCCCACCTCCTGCCTCACGCCGACGTGTGTTGAGATCGCTCCAGCGCAGGTCTGCTATAGGGAGCCGAAGAAGGAGAGAAAGCAGTGAGTGGACTTTGGCGGGGCCGCTGAGCAGGACGTTCCTCTTCGACGTGTACTCCCTGTGAGCAGTAGAGCCATTACCCGCTGGGTCGCTCCTCTGGCAACCGAGCCGACCGCCGGCAGCCAAGTGGATGGCGCCGAGGATGCTCGGAACCGTCTTCGAGGTTCTGCCTACATGGTGACACAGCACCCTTCCAGCAGGGCCGACCCGACGGCTCTGGCGGTATTGGACCTGATGCATCGAGGAGGGATGCCTGGATGACCGAGCCATCAACCCCGAGCGGCTCGACAGGGCCCTCTGTGATGGGCTGGCGCGAGGCAACGCCTGCGGATGACGACAGGATCGTCAGCCTGTGCGAGGCCTTGAACCGCGAAGATCCAGGGCCTGATCCCGTCAATGCTCAGCAGATCCTCCGCACGCTCGCCACGCTGCGGGCGCAACCTACGCGCGGCCGCACGGTCGTCCTCGACACCAGCAGGGGTCTGGCTTCCGGTTATGCCTTTCTCATCGCGTTTTGGTCGAATGAGCTCGGGGGAGAGGTCTGCGTGATTGACGAACTCTTCATCGAGCCGGCGGCGCGGGGGCGTGGCCACGGCACGCGCCTTGTGGAAGGCGTTCGCTCAGGCGCTCTGTTTGGAAAGATTCCTGTTGCGGTGGAACTCGAGGTCCGCCCCGCGAACACTCGCGCACTGTCGCTCTATCATCGCCTCGGTTTCCGCCCTATAGAGACGATGCGCCTCCGCCTCACTGGAAGCGTAGATTCCAGAGGGAGCACGCCCACGAGCTCGTAGGCGGGCACAGCCGCCTCCGGCATGTTTCGCATAGCGGACGAAACCGCTGAGCGAACAGGCGGCTCGTGTTTACGCTGCTAGGCTGCCACCCGTAATCTGGCCGCATGAACGCTGCGCGCTCGATTGTCTATGCCCGCCATGGGATGGTGGCTTCGGCGCACCCGCTGGCCACCCGGATTGGCACCGATATCCTGGCGAGCGGCGGAAGCGCGATCGATGCAGCAATTGCGGCCAACGCGGCGCTGGGTTTCCTCGAGCCAATGTCCTGCGGCATCGGTGGAGACCTGTTTGCCATCATCTGGGACCCGAAGACACAGCGCATTTACGGCCTCAACGCCTCAGGCCGGGCGCCGCGGGCCATCGTGCCCGCCCGAATACCAGCGGGACCGGATGGCGAGATGCTCCCGCGCACGCCCTACACCTGGACGGTGCCCGGGGCGGTCGATGGGTGGGTCGAGCTGCATCGCAGGTTCGGCAGACGGCCACTTAGCGAAGTCCTGGCCCCGGCCATCCAGGCGGCCGATGCGGGAGCGCCTGTGCCTCGAGTGATTGCCGCCGCCTGGGAACGAGAGTCGCTGCCGGTACACCACCTACCCGGGTTCGCCGCAACCTTCCTCCCAGGTGGCCGACCTCCACGAGAAGGGGAGATCTTCAGGAATGCCGCGCTTGCGAGGACCTATCGTGCCATCGCTGAGCGTGGCAGGGCGGGCTTCCATGAGGGCCCCGTTGCGGCCGCGATCGACGCGTTCTCACGGCAGGTGGGTGGGTATCTGAACGAGGAGGATCTCTCCCTGCATCGTTCCGAGTGGGTCGAGCCCATCTGCACCAGCTACCGAGGAACGGAGCTATGGGAGCTACCCCCCAACAGTCAGGGAATCACCGCCCTACAGATGCTGAATATCCTCAAGGCGCTGGACCTGAGGGGGTGCTCCCGTGACACTCCAGACTTCTGGCATGAGCTGGTGGAGGTAAAGAAGCTGGCGTTCGAGGATCGTGCACGTTTTATCGCGGACCCCGCCTTCGCAAGAGATCCGACAGCCTACCTGCTCTCCTGGGACCATGCTCGCGAGCTTGCGGCCCGTGTCGACATGACCACTGCCGCGCAAGGCCAGCAGCCGTATCATCCGCGGCTCCGGGTAGGCGACACGACAGTTGTCGCGGCTGCGGATGAGGAAGGAGCGATGATCTCCCTCCTTCAGAGCAACTATGAGGATTTTGGCTCTGGGTACGTCGTCGAGGAGTGTGGCTTCGCGCTTCAGAACCGCGGCGCACAGTTCGACCTGCGGCCTGGCCGGGCGAACTCACTGGCGCCCGGGAAACGCCCCTTCCACACCCTCATGCCCGCGCTGGTTACGCGCGATGGGCAGCCCTGGATTGCGTTCGGCCTCATGGGTGGTGATATGCAGCCTCAAGGACACGTGCAGGTGCTCGTCAACCTGCTGGATTGCGGGATGGACCTGCAAGAGGCAGGCGATGCTCCACGTTGCTACCACACCGACTCCGCGGAGCCTACCGGCCTGGTCACGATGGGTGGCGGCACCCTGGCCCTTGAGCCAGGCATTTCGGAGGACATCCGGCGGGAGCTTGTCCGGAGGGGGCACCGGGTTCGTGAAGCCGCGACGCATGCCTTCGGTGGCTACCAGGCTGTCGCACGCTCTCCGACCACCGGCGTCTTCGCCGGTGCCACCGAGTCACGCAAAGACGGTTGCGCAATGGGGTACTGAATGGAATACACCGACTCACGGTCGGCGAACGTCGCTCTCGTCACGCATCGCGCGTGTCTCACCCACCAGCCCCCCGACGGGCATCCGGAGAGCGCCGATCGTCTCCGGGTCTTGCTGCATTACCTGAGTACCCCCGAGTTTGCGTCACTGATTCGCGTTTCGGCGCCCCGAGCGACGCGAGAGCAGCTCGCTCGAGCTCATACGCTTGAGTATGTGGACTCGGTCCTCTCGATACGACCGCGGCGCGGTACCAACGTGCGCATTGACCCTGACACCTCGATGAGCAGCGGGAGCGCCGAGGCTGCACTGCGCGCCGCTGGCGGCGCCATCGCGGCGGTGGACCTCATCATGGCTGGCAAGGTTCGCTCGGCATTCGTAGCGGTACGGCCCCCGGGGCATCATGCCGGGCCCTCCCGGGCTATGGGGTACTGTCTCTTCAACAATGTCGCGGTGGCGGCGCGCCATGCACGCGCATGCTGGGGCCTTGGCCGGGTGGCGATCGCGGATTTCGACGCACATCACGGGAATGGCACGCAGGCCATCCTTGCCGATGACCCGGCCTTCTTCTACGCCTCGAGCCATCAGTACCCATGCTTTCCCGGGACGGGGCGCGAGCTGCAGCGCGGCCTCACGGGCAACGTGGCCTGCGTTCCGCTGATTCCGAACTCGACGGGGGCGCACTTCCGCGCCGCCTGGAAGGAAATCATCCTTCCCGCCCTGGACAGGTTTGCGCCGGAATTGTTGATTCTATCCGCCGGTTTCGACGCACATGCCGCCGATCCCGCGGCTCATCTGCAGCTTGCCGCACAAGATTTCGCCTGGCTCACGACTGAGCTCGTCCGCATCGCGTCCGCACATGGGCGTGGGCGTATCGTCGCGGTGCTCGAAGGTGGCTATCACCATGGTGCGCTGGCGACGTCCGTCATCGCGCATATCCGGGCACTGATGGGGAGCGACTTGCCTTCACGCTGACGCCAGGTCGCACCGGCTGGCCGCCCGTCTCACCTCAGGACCGCCCGGTAGAGGATGTTCGCGCAGCGCCGTAGGGTTGCCTCGCCAAGCAGGTCGAGGTCGTGATCGAGCACGAAGGTCGAGTGATAGGGGCGCCGCTCGCGATCCCAGGCGAGCAATCGCTCCAGGACTGCTGCGCATTCCCCGAGGCGGTGTTGGTGGCGCAGGCGTATCACCTCGACGAGGTTCATGAAATGCCAGGCTTCGTCACGCCCCACGAGATAGATCCAGGTGAGAAAGGTTTCATGGCCGAACGCACGATATATGTCCTTCGCCATCGAGCAGGCATGTCTCGTGACGATCTCATCGTACGCAAACGTCATGCAGATCAAGAACTCATCTTGGAGGAACGTCGCGATTTCTCCGAAGTCACTGGGGCGGCTGAGCGTCCGCTGATGTAATTCCGCTTCCGGAACCCCGGTGAGGATGTTGACCAGCCGCCGATAGCCCACGTAGTGGTTCCACTCATCCCTCCGCCACACCTCCCGGAAGGTCGTGAACTCCGGGGTGAAGCTCAGCCCGTCCCCCTCCAGCTTGCTCAGGAATGCATCGAAGTTCTGCGAGTCGAATTCGGTCACCATCGAGTAGTCGATGAGTTCCAGGTAGGGAGCAAGAGCGTCATTCGACAGGGCGACGTCCTTCCTGCCGAGGGAAGCCAGGAGCGCCAGTGCGTCCCACGGGCGTGACCGTGGAGTGAACCCCTTTGAGGTATTGCTCGGCATACGCACTCCCATGGGCAGGGTGTTCAGCCCACCAGACGCGCGAGCCCGAGGGTGGCACGCGGCGATGAAAGGACGCTGGCAACTGATTCCTCAAGAGCCTCGGCCTGAGGGCGATTCTCGGCCACGACCAGGTATCGCCACCTGCCGTCGTGCTCGACACTGTCGGACGTGAGAATCACTCCCCTGCGAGCATCAGCGGCGTACGCGAGGCCAGCCCCCCGGAGGGCCATCACGGCATCCTCGAAGTGGGAGTCCGCGTGAGCGAGCAGGCTGTCTGCGATCCAGACCCGATCGCGGACGTACCCGACACCAGCCAGGCGGGCAACCAGCTCGTGGATGAATGTCCCGGCGGTCCGTCGCACATTCAGCTCAGTGAAGTAAAGCTCGCCTCCAGCCGTCACCACCATGTCCAGGTCGAAGGTTCCTCGGTACCCAAGGCCGTGCAGGTGGGCACCGAGCCGTTCTCCCGCAGCCATCATCGCGGCGAGGGTCTCCCGGTGAAGGCCGCTGGTGTCCGCAACCATGCCCGAGAACTGAC contains:
- a CDS encoding IS3 family transposase (programmed frameshift) — translated: MERRKRRSFTPEFRAEAVRLVREGSKSLPQVAKDLDLTESALRNWVREADGGDGKESAGALSTAEREELVRLRKEVRHLEMERDFPKKSGGLLREGDLEVKFEFIDAEKAHFPVDFMCEQLGVSRSGYYAWKERPESARDKADRALAEEVTRIHRDSRGTYGSPRVHAELRARGQRVSRKRVARLMNEHDIAARKRRRFVRTTDSRHNQPVAPNILERNFSPGQPNSTWATDITYVGTGQGWLYLAVVMDLFSRKVVGWSMSENIDRHLVLNALDMALEGRQPPQGLLHHSDRGSQYASTDYQQALAARGIQCSMSRKGNCWDNAVVESFFSSLKQELVYTTAFATHEQARLALFEYIEVFYNRQRRHSSLGYVSPVDFELAPLPQKLAS
- a CDS encoding GNAT family N-acetyltransferase yields the protein MTEPSTPSGSTGPSVMGWREATPADDDRIVSLCEALNREDPGPDPVNAQQILRTLATLRAQPTRGRTVVLDTSRGLASGYAFLIAFWSNELGGEVCVIDELFIEPAARGRGHGTRLVEGVRSGALFGKIPVAVELEVRPANTRALSLYHRLGFRPIETMRLRLTGSVDSRGSTPTSS
- a CDS encoding gamma-glutamyltransferase family protein, producing the protein MNAARSIVYARHGMVASAHPLATRIGTDILASGGSAIDAAIAANAALGFLEPMSCGIGGDLFAIIWDPKTQRIYGLNASGRAPRAIVPARIPAGPDGEMLPRTPYTWTVPGAVDGWVELHRRFGRRPLSEVLAPAIQAADAGAPVPRVIAAAWERESLPVHHLPGFAATFLPGGRPPREGEIFRNAALARTYRAIAERGRAGFHEGPVAAAIDAFSRQVGGYLNEEDLSLHRSEWVEPICTSYRGTELWELPPNSQGITALQMLNILKALDLRGCSRDTPDFWHELVEVKKLAFEDRARFIADPAFARDPTAYLLSWDHARELAARVDMTTAAQGQQPYHPRLRVGDTTVVAAADEEGAMISLLQSNYEDFGSGYVVEECGFALQNRGAQFDLRPGRANSLAPGKRPFHTLMPALVTRDGQPWIAFGLMGGDMQPQGHVQVLVNLLDCGMDLQEAGDAPRCYHTDSAEPTGLVTMGGGTLALEPGISEDIRRELVRRGHRVREAATHAFGGYQAVARSPTTGVFAGATESRKDGCAMGY
- a CDS encoding histone deacetylase family protein is translated as MEYTDSRSANVALVTHRACLTHQPPDGHPESADRLRVLLHYLSTPEFASLIRVSAPRATREQLARAHTLEYVDSVLSIRPRRGTNVRIDPDTSMSSGSAEAALRAAGGAIAAVDLIMAGKVRSAFVAVRPPGHHAGPSRAMGYCLFNNVAVAARHARACWGLGRVAIADFDAHHGNGTQAILADDPAFFYASSHQYPCFPGTGRELQRGLTGNVACVPLIPNSTGAHFRAAWKEIILPALDRFAPELLILSAGFDAHAADPAAHLQLAAQDFAWLTTELVRIASAHGRGRIVAVLEGGYHHGALATSVIAHIRALMGSDLPSR